The DNA sequence TGGAGGAGCTTCTGGTGGTGAAACTGGAAGTGGAGGCAAGTTTTGGGGCTTTGAGCCAGTGCCAGGTTATGCCAATCCAACGCTTCAAGAAGTTGGAAAAGGTGTTGCAATGAGCCACCTTCCAGAAACATGGCCTCCATTTTGGCCAGATCATCCCGACTGGATTGATACCGCAACAGGTAAACCTTATTGGAACGGATATTTTGGAAAAGGCATTACAAATGCAGACCAAGAAAGTTATTTCGTAATGGATGATCACAACGATGAAAAATATAACAGAAGATATGGCTTTAGACCAGATTCAACAGATCCCACAAGGATGGGACATGGTTTGGTGGTAAAGGTTCGTGGGATGCAATGGTCAAATGTCCTTGCAGAAGATGGGATCTTTTGGGTTTATGATATCACAAATGAAGGGACGACGGATTATAGAAGAACAGTATTTGGATTTTTAGTTGGAACTTGGGTTGGAGCTGGTGGAGGTTCAAGTGGAAATACCGAGTGGAGAGATGACTTATCGTTTTTTGATGCTGCTGAGGACTTAACATATTCGTGGGATGCTGATAGATACATTGATAGAAGCTCAAATCCAAAATGGATCGGAAGCGTTGGATACCTTGGCTATGGATTCCTTGAGACGCCAGGAAATCCATTTGATGGAATTGATAACGATGGGGATTCAAAAAGTCCTACAAGCCCGAAATTCAAAGCTCAAGATTTCCCGCCATCATCGTTAAACCCAGAAGGAACAAACAGAATTTTATCTCGCTTTGATCCCGGACCAAATCCTGATTTCCCAAACAATAAAATTGTTTTAATTGAAGCAAAGAAAGTTTACTCGCCAATATATAAAGTTTTTCAAACGGTTTATGAAAGGAGAGTTGTCGGGCTTGATACACTTTTCAAATCAGACAGAGATACCGTAACTGTTTATTCTCTTGATTTGCCGTTTAAAATCTGGGTCGGGAAAGAACTTGTTGAGGTCGCAAATAACGGAATTGACGATGATCTTGATGGATTAATTGATGAAAATTTTGATCTTCACTATAGGCAGATCAGGAAAACTGCCGATGGTAGAGTTATTTTTGACAAGTTGAATCCGCTCGCTTATAAAAATTATTTCACGGGCCGCGGGCTAAATGATCCTATGATTGATGAAAGAAGGGATGATGGAATTGATAACGATGGGGATTGGGATGTAAACTGGGATGATGTCGGTGCAGATGGAGTGCCCGAAACAGGTGATTTTGGAGAAGGAGATAAAATTCCTACACCGGGAGAACCACACTTTGATGCTGTTGATGTTAATGAATCTGACCAGATAGGTTTGACAAGCTTTGATTTCTTTGTTCCAGCTGGCGCGATAAATATGGCAAATGACGAAGAGATGTGGAGACGACTTGCCCCTGGAAATTGGCAAGTTCCAGAACAATATATCACGGGTTATGTTGAGGGCCCGGATTTTGACGCTGGCTCTGGATATTTCCCATTGACATCAAAGCAAACGGAAAGATTTTCTCTGATACTCTTCATGGGTGAAGATTTGAAAGATCTGTTCTTCAATAAGCGTGTTATGCAGGGAATTTATGACGCAAACTATAATTTCCCAAGACCACCTGAAAAACCAACTTTGAAAGCAATTCCAGGTGATAGAAAAGTTGTGCTTTACTGGGATAACATTGCAGAAAGATCATTTGATCGTGCCTTGGCTGAAGTTTATAAGAATAAAGGCGACAACATAAACAAGGCATATGACTTTGAGGGATATAAGATTTACAAAGCAACTGATCCAAACTTCAATGACGCAAGAGTTATAACTGATGGATTTGGAAATCCAGTGTTTTATAAACCTATTGCACAGTTTGACCTAAAGGATAGCGTTTTCGGATGGTTTCCACTTGACTTCAATGGCGTTAAATTCTGGCTCGGTAGCGAAACTGGAATACAACATCAATACATTGATACCGATGTCAAAAACGGTGTGACATATTACTATGCTGTCGTTGCTTATGACAAAGGTGATGCAGAGCTGAGAGTTTATCCTTCTGAGAATTCAAAGTTTATTCAGGTGACATCCACAGGGCGACTTATATTTGACAAAAACACTGTAAGCGTAACTCCAAATGCACCTTCCGCTGGATTTATACCAGCTGGAACAGATACGATAATTCACAAAGAAGGACCTGCAACTGGAAACATTTATCTATATGTGCTTGATCCTTTCAAAGTTAAGGACAACCATACTTACAGAGTTGTTTTCAGAGATTCAAGCTTTAGCAGGATAACAACTGCATATTCAGTTATAGATATAACTAATCCAGCAAGTCCAGATACGGTTGTCAAGTGGAGTCGTGTTTTTGAGGGTGAAACTGAGTTATTTGATGGCATGAGGTTGATTTTTGATAATCATTGGAATATAAGATACATTGATAGCTTGTCGGGTTGGAACAGACCAAACATGCCCAAGTTTACATTTACTTTGTTTAGCGCCGGTGCAGTCAGAGGGAGATTGTATCCTTCGGATTATCAAGTTGAATTTTATGATGAAATTGTTGACACATCAATTGCTTACCCACCGTTGAGGATCCCTGCTCAGCCAGTAAAATTTAAGGTGAAGAACTTAACTGATGGAAAATACATTGATTTCATATATGTAAATGTCTATAATGCTTTCACAAGGATAAGACAAATCAGCATAGGGTTCTATGAGCAGTATCAGGGGATAAATTCGTTTACATGGGCATTGATATTCCAAGGTGACTCAGCGTTTACACTACCTGGAGCGGGCAATGTTTTAACATTGAGGACGACGAAGCCATTTAGAGCCGGCGATGTATACGAGTTCAAAACTCGTGCAAATCGTGTTGATCCTGAACTTGCAAAGGCACAGCTTAACAAGATCAAGGTTGTTCCGAACCCATATGTCGTTGCAGAAAAGTGGGAACCACCGCTTCCTCCAGGAATCTCAAGTGGCAGAGGCCCTCAAAAAATTGATTTTACAAATGTACCTGCTGGAGCAACGATTTATATCTTTACAGCTCGTGGAGAGCTTGTTGCAACATTGAAGCATGACAAAGATATTTCAGATGGCACCGTTTCTTGGAACTTGAAGACGAAGGAAAATCTTGATGTTGCCTATGGAGTTTATTTCTATGTCGTTGATGCGCCTGGGATTGGTCAAAAGACAGGAAAAATTGCGATAATAAAATAACATTTTGATATCATCTCGTATGGAAAAGGAGAGAAAAAACAAAAAATTTAACGAGAGTTTAAAAGTCATGGCGAGGAAAATTTTAATCTTGGCAATGTTAAGCGTTATCGGTTTTGCATATCTTCAATCTCAATCAAAAGTTGGGACAACTGCTGCGCCGTTTTTGGGTATTGCCGTAGGACCAAGGGCAATTGGGATGGGTGGCGCTTTTACTGCCTTCGCAAATGATGTGACTGCGCTGTATTGGAATCCAGCTGGTGTCTCGCGGCTTGCAAATAATGAAATTATGGTTTCACATACTGAATGGATATTTGGAACAAGCTTTGACTGGATCGGCGTTGCAGTCGGCATAGACCGAAATAATTATGTAGGTGTTAGCATCACACGACTTGACTACGGAGAAGATGAAGTTACAACGATTGATTATCCTGAGGGAACAGGTGAGAAATGGGATGCAAGCGATATCGCAATAGGTCTTTCATATGCCAGAAACTTAACAGATAGGTTCTCGGTTGGTGGAACTGTGAAATTTATTCAACAAAAATTATGGAACGAAAGAGCGATTGGCTTTGCAATTGATGTCGGAGTTTTATTTATAACTGAATTCAAAGGACTCAAACTCGGAGCAAGCATTTCAAATTTTGGAACGGAGATGCGATTGGATGGTAAAGATTTGTTTGTTATTTATGATCCAGATCCCGAACACCAGGGTAATAATTCAGCGATAAGTGCGAAACTTAAAACAGACGACTGGCCATTGCCACTTCACTTTAGAGTTGGTGCTTCAATTGATGTTTTTAAAACCGGAAGCAATTACTTAACATTTGCAGTTGACGCAATTCATCCAAACGATAATACCGAAAGTATTAACTTAGGTTTTGAGTATAGCTTTAGGAATTTCCTCTTCCTCAGAGCTGGCTATAAGTCGTTGTTCCAAAAGGATTCACAGGAAAGATTTACTGCTGGAGTTGGGATAAGTTATAAACTTGGTGGAATTGGCTTTAAGTTTGATTATTCATATCAAGATTTTGGAATTTTGAAAAATGTCCAAACTTTTGGGTTGTCAATTCTATTTTAAAACAAAGTTAGGAGGTGAAGGGCGAAAAATTTGAATCGCTAAAAATTTACTCTCCGTATATCGTTTCCACAATCGGAGAGAAAAATGCGAGATCCCAAAAATTTTCTTGACTTTAAAAAGAATTTTTCAGAATTTTTACTGCAAACAAAAAAACAAAAAGAGGTAGCATCTCATGTGGCGCAAAGTTAAAAACTTGGGGCTTCTTTTAACGTTGATCGTCGTAATTTCATCAATTGCATTTGCTCAATTGACACTTCGTCCTGTGTGGGTGAAAAAAGCTGGGGAAGTTAGCTGGCTTAGAACGGATAATAACACACGAGGCATGGCTTATAATCCTGCAAACGATCGCATTTATGTTGTGTCAAGATCTGTTGGATTAAATGTAATAATTCTTAGCGGAGCAAATGGTGATTCGGTTGGAAGATTAGATGTTACTGGTATAACGGGCGGAACATTTCCTTTAAATATGATTGATGTTTCCGATGATGGTGTTATTTATGCTTGTAATTTAAGCACTAATAGCGGTGGAGATACCGTGTTTAAAGTTTATCGTTGGGCTAGTGAGACTTCAACTCCAACTGTTGCGGTTACTTGGAGGGTGACCGCAAGAGTTGGTGATGCATTTGCTGTGGTTGGTTCTGGAACAAACACGAAAATCTACGCAAGTGGCACTGGAAATGCTAATGTTATTGTATTTGGAACAACTGATGGAGTAAACTTCACATATGAAAGGGCAATAAATGTTGGCGCAGGTAGAGCACGACTTGGTATTGATGTTGATGAAGCTGGAAATGTATGGGGTAATGGTGCTGGAACACTTGCCGGCGTTTGGGATCAAAACGGGACTTTGTTGGGTGAAATTCCCGGAACATCCGGTATGGCTACAGCTGACTTGGCAAAAACTGCTTCTGGGAGAAGACTTTTCTTCACACTTGGTATGGGTGCAGGAGTATCAGGCCCTTATTTCAAATTTTATGTCTATGATGTCACAGACGGACCAGCAAGAGCTAGATTAATTGGTGTAAGCGATAGTATAACTGGAAACTCCAATGCTAATGCAACAGGTAGAGCAGTTTACGATCCAGCCCGTCATAGAATGATTGCACTTGCAACGAATAATTATCTTGCTTCATTCCAGTTACCTTCTCAGATTGTATTTAATGTTAACACTGCAACATCGCCGAAGTTTTTAGTTGATACATCGCTTGTTGAAGTTCGCGGTAGCCATCCATTGCTTGGCCCATGGGGCAGTGCACCAACAAACAGGATGAGAAACCTCGGTGGGGATTATTGGCAACTTGCGGTTGATTTCCCAGATACAATGATTGGAAGAACACTTGAATATAAGTTTTATGCAGAGGACTGGGAAGATGGCCCGAACTATTCTTTAACTATACCACCAAAAGATACCGTATTGCCGTTGGTTTTCTTCCGCAAGCAAGGATTTGGACCACAACCGCCATATACTCCAACTGATTCAATTGATGTCTGGTTCAGAGTTTATGTTTATGGCATTCCTGAATTTGATCCAGCAAGACATGTCGTAGGAGTTCGTGGAGCAAGATTGCCAGGACATACTGATTTCGGAGATATAAGCTGGGGTAGAACATTTGTCTTAAGAGCTGAACCGGCGAATGATAGAGTTTGGTCAGGAAGATTGAGATTCCCATCGCCATCCGCAATAGCATATAAATTCGTAATCGCTTATAAAGATAGTCCAAATGTTGTCGTTAGATGGGAAAGCGATCCAAATAGAGAAGTTACTATAAACAGAGACACGACACTTAGATGGACAACTTTTGACAGGAGAGTGATTGCTCCAGCAAAACCAGTTGCGTTGTATTTCAGCGTTGATATGAGCGTAATGCAAGGTGCAAGGATTTTCTTCCCAGATAGTGGTGATGTTGTCCTTGTTCGTGGTACCTTCAATGGATGGGGTGAAAGAGATTCATTAGCTCCATCAATACTTGAACCTGGAATCTGGGAGAAATTCGTTACAATTACAGCTGCCCCTGGTGATTTCATTGAATTTAAATACTACATCAAAACCGGAACAAACAACCAAGCGAGAGTGCCAAACGCTGGCTGGGAAACTGGAGCAAATAGAAGATATGTATTTACAGATGCTGATACGCAAGAAGTTCCGAGAGATTATTTCAACAAGCTTGGACCAGAAGGATATGTGCAGAAAGAACAAGGTGTTGAAGTTTGGTTCTATTGTGATATGAGAGGAGCAACAGATAAAAACGGTGATCGTATCACAAGAATTGATTCACTCTTCATCGCTGGAAGCACACCTCCATTGTTCTGGATTTGGGATCAGCCGACAAGAGATCGTTCGCATTTGAGAATGTATGATGACGGAAGGTATCCTGATAAAATCGCTGGCGATTCAATTTACTCAGTTGCGTTGACATTCCCGAAGTGGAGTATAAAAGGACCGATACAATTTAAGTTTGCGGTTAATGGACCTGTTGATAACGAAGCTGGATTCCAAGAAGACCACTTGTTATTCTTGGATGACATGCCAAATCAACCAGGAAAGAAAGCGATAAACGAACTTGAAGTTGTAAAATTCGGAAGACAGCGTGGATTGGGCGCGTTCAAAGATACGGTTAGAATAGTCAATAAGTTTACCGGTGTAAAACAAACCGACGAAGTCCCGCTTACATATGCATTGTATCAGAACTATCCGAACCCATTCAACCCGATAACGACGATCAAATATAGCATACCGAGAACGGAAAAAGTCACATTGAAGATTTACAACATACTCGGTCAAGAGGTAGCGACACTTATTGATGAAGAACAGAAGGCTGGTGTTTATGAATTTAA is a window from the Candidatus Kryptonium sp. genome containing:
- a CDS encoding PorV/PorQ family protein encodes the protein MEKERKNKKFNESLKVMARKILILAMLSVIGFAYLQSQSKVGTTAAPFLGIAVGPRAIGMGGAFTAFANDVTALYWNPAGVSRLANNEIMVSHTEWIFGTSFDWIGVAVGIDRNNYVGVSITRLDYGEDEVTTIDYPEGTGEKWDASDIAIGLSYARNLTDRFSVGGTVKFIQQKLWNERAIGFAIDVGVLFITEFKGLKLGASISNFGTEMRLDGKDLFVIYDPDPEHQGNNSAISAKLKTDDWPLPLHFRVGASIDVFKTGSNYLTFAVDAIHPNDNTESINLGFEYSFRNFLFLRAGYKSLFQKDSQERFTAGVGISYKLGGIGFKFDYSYQDFGILKNVQTFGLSILF
- a CDS encoding DUF4623 domain-containing protein, which translates into the protein MWRKVKNLGLLLTLIVVISSIAFAQLTLRPVWVKKAGEVSWLRTDNNTRGMAYNPANDRIYVVSRSVGLNVIILSGANGDSVGRLDVTGITGGTFPLNMIDVSDDGVIYACNLSTNSGGDTVFKVYRWASETSTPTVAVTWRVTARVGDAFAVVGSGTNTKIYASGTGNANVIVFGTTDGVNFTYERAINVGAGRARLGIDVDEAGNVWGNGAGTLAGVWDQNGTLLGEIPGTSGMATADLAKTASGRRLFFTLGMGAGVSGPYFKFYVYDVTDGPARARLIGVSDSITGNSNANATGRAVYDPARHRMIALATNNYLASFQLPSQIVFNVNTATSPKFLVDTSLVEVRGSHPLLGPWGSAPTNRMRNLGGDYWQLAVDFPDTMIGRTLEYKFYAEDWEDGPNYSLTIPPKDTVLPLVFFRKQGFGPQPPYTPTDSIDVWFRVYVYGIPEFDPARHVVGVRGARLPGHTDFGDISWGRTFVLRAEPANDRVWSGRLRFPSPSAIAYKFVIAYKDSPNVVVRWESDPNREVTINRDTTLRWTTFDRRVIAPAKPVALYFSVDMSVMQGARIFFPDSGDVVLVRGTFNGWGERDSLAPSILEPGIWEKFVTITAAPGDFIEFKYYIKTGTNNQARVPNAGWETGANRRYVFTDADTQEVPRDYFNKLGPEGYVQKEQGVEVWFYCDMRGATDKNGDRITRIDSLFIAGSTPPLFWIWDQPTRDRSHLRMYDDGRYPDKIAGDSIYSVALTFPKWSIKGPIQFKFAVNGPVDNEAGFQEDHLLFLDDMPNQPGKKAINELEVVKFGRQRGLGAFKDTVRIVNKFTGVKQTDEVPLTYALYQNYPNPFNPITTIKYSIPRTEKVTLKIYNILGQEVATLIDEEQKAGVYEFKFDASNLASGVYFYRLTAGSFVDVKKMMLVK